Part of the Methanobacterium paludis genome is shown below.
GGAATTGCGGCAGGTAAAACAACTTTATATATAGTTTGCCATTTGGTTGCGCCCAATGCAAGACTTCCCTCCTTGTAAGCTTGTGGTACTGTCTCAATTGAAACTTCAGCAGTTCTTAGTATCGTTGGAAGCGCCATAAATGATAGCGTAAGAGCTCCTGAAATCACAGACCAACCCAATCCAAGGAATACAACAAAGAAAGCCAGTCCAAAAAGACCGAACACAATAGAAGGTATGGAGGCCAAGGTTTCAGACCCAAACCTTATTAACTTTACGAGTCTACTTTCACCAGCGTACTCTGAAAGGAAAACTGCAGCCCCTACACCCAGAGGTGTTGCAACAACCACGGCTATGAAAGTTACATAGAAAGTTGACACTATCATAGGGAATATACCACCAGATCTACCCGAATCTATTGGATCACTTAGAAGGAAGTTTAAATTCACAACAGGCAGGCCCTCAAATAATATGTAACCTATGATGACTATTAAAATGAAAATTGTAAATAGTCCAGATCCCCACAGCACTGCGTTCATGACCTTCTGCGAATTATTGGGGGATAATATTTTAATCAAGATTAAAACCTCCATCTGCAAGTTTTCTTAAGCCATTTATCATAGGTATCCGCCCCCAATTGTAACCTTCTTTTTGTAGTGGATGTAGTTGGCTATC
Proteins encoded:
- the pstA gene encoding phosphate ABC transporter permease PstA → MEVLILIKILSPNNSQKVMNAVLWGSGLFTIFILIVIIGYILFEGLPVVNLNFLLSDPIDSGRSGGIFPMIVSTFYVTFIAVVVATPLGVGAAVFLSEYAGESRLVKLIRFGSETLASIPSIVFGLFGLAFFVVFLGLGWSVISGALTLSFMALPTILRTAEVSIETVPQAYKEGSLALGATKWQTIYKVVLPAAIPGITTGIILGMARAMEETAAILYTVGAALSVPISMFDPARPLPLHLYILATEGISLPNAYGTAAVLVILILGITIVTNTLVERYTKKMMGR